Proteins found in one Podarcis muralis chromosome 5, rPodMur119.hap1.1, whole genome shotgun sequence genomic segment:
- the ANKRD60 gene encoding ankyrin repeat domain-containing protein 60, producing the protein MLAKKKRPVSTSLLRVGASRGGIFSRHRSLRPGDFQPPLIRYFNIKLHLVEADEVYTVPECHRDLTIRNLKNRLELLVGIPVNFQRLHYLDRVDLSDHSMFKHNDIIPGGTITMRIWPEDSWGQLVTAAVTGNNKKIVVAGGSMSSTFATAYSTSLGPAERSEWLAHRTFVALFINARRGRLDAVDFLIQNGADLAYKTPLGRTALHVAVTSGHCDCIDLLLSYGAKISDEDNDGQNAVMLARLWGQKECERRLFRYQWKLRAGASAQLAAIRVKSVDKVEP; encoded by the exons ATGCTGGCCAAGAAAAAAAGGCCAGTGAGCACTTCCTTGCTCAGAGTGGGGGCTTCTCGCGGCGGCATCTTCTCACGGCATAGGTCATTACGTCCAGGGGACTTTCAACCTCCCCTGATCCGATATTTTAACATCAAGTTGCATCTGGTGGAGGCTGATGAGGTCTATACGGTGCCCGAGTGTCACCGCGACTTAACCATAAGAAATCTGAAGAACCGTCTGGAGCTCTTAGTCGGGATCCCTGTGAATTTCCAACGCCTCCACTACCTGGATAGAG TGGATCTCAGTGACCACTCTATGTTCAAGCATAATGACATTATTCCTGGAGGAACCATCACCATGCGAATTTGGCCAGAAGACTCCTGGGGGCAGTTGGTGACTGCAGCTGTGACAGGAAACAACAAAAag ATTGTTGTTGCAGGAGGTTCAATGTCTTCCACATTTGCCACGGCCTATTCCACATCCCTGGGACCAGCAGAGAGGAGCGAATGGTTAGCACACCGAACCTTTGTGGCTTTATTTATCAATGCGCGCAGGGGTCGTTTGGATGCAGTGGATTTCCTGATTCAAAATG GTGCTGATTTGGCATATAAAACGCCGCTGGGTAGAACAGCCCTCCACGTTGCCGTCACCTCGGGGCACTGCGACTGCATCGACCTGCTTCTTAGCTACGGGGCCAAGATTAGCGATGAAGACAATGATGGCCAAAATGCTGTGATGCTGGCCCGCCTGTGGGGGCAGAAGGAATGCGAGCGGAGGCTCTTTCGGTACCAGTGGAAGCTGCGGGCAGGCGCAAGTGCTCAGCTCGCTGCTATCAGGGTCAAATCGGTGGATAAAGTGGAACCTTGA